In Porites lutea chromosome 7, jaPorLute2.1, whole genome shotgun sequence, a single window of DNA contains:
- the LOC140944415 gene encoding uncharacterized protein: MALLMQSPRPPRPPRPTPGKTNLFVVNPVFQNWCQDGRENEKALGLVPSRGGGPRSHKNTSTEPNHCNLSHGQANGNKLHYRGYGVHEKNTVSGESFNLPSQQFQKNTNNTDFAESKKYGPSRTVILLIALSWLVSITALLLTVMVIFDKIGSPCGCSGTQDHHQVQQANSNQNNELLAKMKFLEENVSNHHDALISKSSRLEQVENTLNVLERKHENIIKMIERIGINMTTLLSTTSYMGYKLIDFEKKTTRALDAINRTTARLKEEDITLNSDLKDLNVSLSTKTIFYIFDYKVVREANDFYLL; this comes from the exons ATGGCTTTGTTAATGCAATCGCCTCGGCCACCCCGGCCTCCAAGACCAACGCCAGGCAAGACGAACCTGTTTGTTGTAAATCCTGTATTCCAAAACTGGTGTCAGGATGGTAGGGAAAACGAAAAGGCGTTGGGGCTTGTTCCATCTCGTGGCGGTGGTCCACGCTCGCATAAAAACACAAGCACAGAACCAAACCACTGCAATTTATCTCATGGACAAGCTAACGGCAATAAGTTACACTATCGCGGCTATGGTGTACACGAGAAAAACACAGTATCAGGAGAAAGCTTCAATCTCCCTAGCCAGCAATTTCAGAAAAATACTAACAATACAGACTTTGCTGAGTCAAAAAAGTATGGTCCAAGTCGTACAGTAATACTGCTAATTGCACTTTCGTGGCTTGTTTCGATCACAGCCCTTTTGTTAACAGTCATGgttatttttgacaaaataggGAGTCCTTGTGGATGCTCGGGGACTCAAG ATCATCATCAGGTGCAACAGGCGAACTCAAATCAAAACAATGAACTTCTAGCGAAGATGAAATTTCTAGAGGAAAATGTGTCCAATCACCATGATGCCTTG ATTTCCAAGTCAAGCCGACTTGAGCAAGTTGAAAACACACTTAATGTACTGGAAAGGAAACATGAAAATATAATTAAGATG ATAGAACGCATTGGTATTAATATGACAACACTACTCTCCACGACAAGTTATATGGGTTATAAACTCATTGACTTCGAGAAAAAGACGACCAGAGCTCTAGACGCG ATAAATAGAACAACTGCAAGGCTCAAAGAAGAAGATATCACGTTAAATAGTGATTTAAAAGACTTGAACGTTAGTCTATCGACGaag acaatattttatatttttgactACAAGGTGGTAAGAGAGGCAAATGATTTTTACTTATTATAA
- the LOC140944416 gene encoding uncharacterized protein → MYATGGRIVVNPTFEDWVYEDDEKQSMSTPMKRQITYHVEEEIGHTKPYDDPWKQQGQSSYDYDKVVTTHGSNRALSTLVALLLVVSIAALMLNLLMFFGKIHYKCGCNEDQIGECLGLPRKGKLALGRFFRFCFYPKSTVTAQRVTSDNEILARMKEIEYNITRLQQDLFDKTNKLEAVQANLASELNDTAKELGSADNDIINRIINVSHTLFNEVNALSNL, encoded by the exons atGTACGCCACAGGAGGACGAATCGTCGTCAATCCAACCTTTGAAGATTGGGTTTACGAAGATGACGAGAAGCAATCTATGTCCACCCCAATGAAAAGACAAATCACGTACCATGTTGAAGAAGAAATTGGGCATACGAAGCCTTATGATGACCCATGGAAGCAACAAGGGCAGTCAAGTTATGATTACGACAAGGTTGTTACAACTCATGGATCAAATCGAGCCCTATCAACGCTAGTTGCCCTCTTGCTCGTCGTATCCATTGCTGCATTAATGCTTAATCTGTTGATGTTTTTCGGAAAAATACACTACAAATGCGGCTGCAATGAGGACCAAATAGGTGAGTGTTTAGGCTTGCCCCGTAAAGGAAAGCTAGCGCTCGGAAGATTTTTCAGGTTCTGCTTTTATCCAAAGT CTACCGTGACAGCACAGAGAGTTACATCGGATAACGAAATATTGGCCAGGATGAAGGAAATAGAGTATAACATCACAAGGTTGCAGCAGGATTTG TTTGACAAGACAAATAAGCTAGAAGCAGTTCAAGCAAACCTGGCTTCAGAG CTAAATGACACTGCTAAAGAACTAGGATCAGCAGACAACGACATTATCAACCGGATAATAAATGTCAGCCATACTTTATTCAACGAGGTAAATGCATTATCTAACTTATGA